In a genomic window of Sus scrofa isolate TJ Tabasco breed Duroc chromosome 4, Sscrofa11.1, whole genome shotgun sequence:
- the WNT2B gene encoding protein Wnt-2b isoform X1 produces MLRPGGAEKAAQLPPRRARAPVPAPRPTAPDGSRASARLSLACLLLLLLLLTLPARVDTSWWYIGALGARVICDNIPGLVSRQRQLCQRYPDIMRSVGEGAREWIRECQHQFRHHRWNCTTLDRDHTVFGRVMLRSSREAAFVYAISSAGVVHAITRACSQGELSVCSCDPYTRGRHHDQRGDFDWGGCSDNIHYGVRFAKAFVDAKEKRLKDARALMNLHNNRCGRTAVRRFLKLECKCHGVSGSCTLRTCWRALSDFRRTGDYLRRRYDGAVQVTATQDGANFTAARQGYRRATRTDLVYFDNSPDYCVLDKAAGSLGTAGRVCSKTSKGTDGCEIMCCGRGYDTTRVTRVTQCECKFHWCCAVRCKECRNTVDVHTCKAPKKAEWLDQT; encoded by the exons ATGCTGAGGCCGGGTGGTGCGGAGAAAGCCGCGCAGCTGCCCCCTCGGCGCGCCCGCGCCCCAGTCCCCGCGCCCAGACCCACGGCCCCCGACGGCTCTCGGGCTTCCGCCCGCCTAAGTCTTGCTTGCCTtctgttgctgctgttgctgctgacgCTGCCGGCCCGCGTAGACACGTCCTGGTG GTACATCGGGGCACTGGGGGCTCGAGTGATCTGTGACAATATTCCTGGTCTGGTGAGCCGGCAGCGGCAACTGTGCCAGCGTTACCCAGACATCATGCGCTCGGTGGGCGAGGGTGCCCGAGAGTGGATCCGAGAGTGTCAGCACCAGTTCCGCCACCATCGCTGGAACTGCACCACCCTGGACCGGGACCACACTGTCTTTGGCCGTGTCATGCTCAGAA GTAGCCGGGAAGCAGCATTTGTATACGCCATCTCATCAGCAGGGGTGGTCCATGCTATCACTCGTGCCTGTAGCCAGGGTGAACTGAGTGTGTGCAGCTGTGATCCTTATACCCGTGGTCGACACCATGACCAACGTGGGGACTTTGACTggggtggctgcagtgacaatatccACTATGGAGTTCGCTTTGCCAAGGCTTTTGTGGATGCCAAGGAGAAGAGGCTTAAGGATGCCAGAGCTCTCATGAACTTACATAACAACCGCTGTGGTCGCACG GCTGTGCGGCGCTTTCTGAAGCTGGAGTGTAAGTGCCATGGCGTGAGTGGCTCCTGTACTCTGCGCACCTGCTGGCGTGCGCTCTCAGACTTCCGCCGCACAGGTGATTACCTGCGGCGGCGCTATGATGGGGCTGTGCAGGTGACAGCTACCCAAGATGGTGCCAACTTCACAGCAGCCCGCCAAGGCTATCGCCGTGCCACCCGGACTGACCTTGTCTACTTTGACAACTCCCCAGACTACTGTGTCTTGGACAAGGCTGCAG GTTCCCTAGGCACTGCAGGCCGTGTCTGCAGCAAGACATCCAAAGGGACAGACGGTTGTGAAATCATGTGTTGTGGCCGAGGGTATGACACAACTCGAGTTACCCGTGTCACCCAGTGTGAGTGCAAATTCCACTGGTGCTGTGCTGTGCGGTGCAAGGAGTGCAGAAACACTGTGGACGTCCATACTTGCAAAGCCCCTAAGAAGGCAGAGTGGCTGGATCAGACCTGA
- the WNT2B gene encoding protein Wnt-2b isoform X2: protein MRSVGEGAREWIRECQHQFRHHRWNCTTLDRDHTVFGRVMLRSSREAAFVYAISSAGVVHAITRACSQGELSVCSCDPYTRGRHHDQRGDFDWGGCSDNIHYGVRFAKAFVDAKEKRLKDARALMNLHNNRCGRTAVRRFLKLECKCHGVSGSCTLRTCWRALSDFRRTGDYLRRRYDGAVQVTATQDGANFTAARQGYRRATRTDLVYFDNSPDYCVLDKAAGSLGTAGRVCSKTSKGTDGCEIMCCGRGYDTTRVTRVTQCECKFHWCCAVRCKECRNTVDVHTCKAPKKAEWLDQT, encoded by the exons ATGCGCTCGGTGGGCGAGGGTGCCCGAGAGTGGATCCGAGAGTGTCAGCACCAGTTCCGCCACCATCGCTGGAACTGCACCACCCTGGACCGGGACCACACTGTCTTTGGCCGTGTCATGCTCAGAA GTAGCCGGGAAGCAGCATTTGTATACGCCATCTCATCAGCAGGGGTGGTCCATGCTATCACTCGTGCCTGTAGCCAGGGTGAACTGAGTGTGTGCAGCTGTGATCCTTATACCCGTGGTCGACACCATGACCAACGTGGGGACTTTGACTggggtggctgcagtgacaatatccACTATGGAGTTCGCTTTGCCAAGGCTTTTGTGGATGCCAAGGAGAAGAGGCTTAAGGATGCCAGAGCTCTCATGAACTTACATAACAACCGCTGTGGTCGCACG GCTGTGCGGCGCTTTCTGAAGCTGGAGTGTAAGTGCCATGGCGTGAGTGGCTCCTGTACTCTGCGCACCTGCTGGCGTGCGCTCTCAGACTTCCGCCGCACAGGTGATTACCTGCGGCGGCGCTATGATGGGGCTGTGCAGGTGACAGCTACCCAAGATGGTGCCAACTTCACAGCAGCCCGCCAAGGCTATCGCCGTGCCACCCGGACTGACCTTGTCTACTTTGACAACTCCCCAGACTACTGTGTCTTGGACAAGGCTGCAG GTTCCCTAGGCACTGCAGGCCGTGTCTGCAGCAAGACATCCAAAGGGACAGACGGTTGTGAAATCATGTGTTGTGGCCGAGGGTATGACACAACTCGAGTTACCCGTGTCACCCAGTGTGAGTGCAAATTCCACTGGTGCTGTGCTGTGCGGTGCAAGGAGTGCAGAAACACTGTGGACGTCCATACTTGCAAAGCCCCTAAGAAGGCAGAGTGGCTGGATCAGACCTGA